The genomic segment CGATCACTTTATCAGACAGGTCCCGGGGAAACAAAGtatgagttaaaaaaaagaaaaagaaggaatggcacaaaaaaaagtgaaaaccgAGCACGGTAGGTCCACTTCTGTACTTTTTTGCATTGCTGACAAAGTTCTGTTAATGGTACAACGAGCAGCGTTTTAAACATCATAGTCGcatcgtgattttttttttgcctgccaTCACAACAATCTCAGAAAGCTTTAGAGCAGTTTTTTCAGGACGAAGGACGCCCTCTGCTTGTTTTGGGGCTTAAAGCAATCCAGCAGACTTCCCTCCACTGTAAAATGCAGTGTAAAGACTACAAGACTTATTTCTCTCAGTGACGGTTCTCATTTACTCATTTATGGTAATTATACTAAAATCTGAATAATAATTGTGTCATGTTTATTGATGCTTAAATGCTTCAGCGCCTTTAAGACTGATGAAACAACTCGAGGCGTGATGCGGTTTGGCATAGCTTGCATTCAGCGTATCATAAAATCGAGTGAAAGGAGGTGATGCAGGTTAAAATAAATGGAGGAAAGGaaaagaggagacaaggagaggaggggaggaggttaGGAAGCGAGGAAGGGAAGTGTAAGTGTGTGGAAAGGCTTATCAGAGGTTTTGCTGGAGGAAGTGCAGCAGCGTAATCTCATAATGTTCTCCAGACTCTGGACATCGGATGCTGTGCCGCTCATTGGGATAAACCtggaaaaacagaagaaaagaacTTGTTCAATCATCACAGGATCAGCTGGATTGTTGGTTTCCGGGATTGTAGATTTACTTTTCTTGATTAGCGAAAGATTATCAAGTACAATTTCTTAACTTTTTCAAAGCTTATCTTAGCTTATCCTCCCTGCGGCTGTCTCGATTTAGTTTATTAAAGAAGGAAGAGATCCGAAGAACAAGACCAAACATAACtggttgtcttttttttgtactaatcttacttaaagtgactatatgtaacttttaaatgtttcggAAACTGTAATTTTCCATCTGATGGTCatataaatgacctgtaacagcaaaccaGACTAACattgaaaagaacgctattttatattgtttttattaatgcctctacCCGGGTCCGACACATTCTGATGGTTCACAGATTTTGGCGTAACAATgcaaaagcctgtgttagtaagtatccagccaggtaaagggtagcaggagatttctttatataggcctaattatattaaaatttattttagaagttatctgctgtagttatggctgatactggggcaggaccatcacagtaAAGGAAATAGACGaagaactaaaagctaaaagggaaagatAGATGACGGGCGAAACCCGAGTcacactcggtcgggctttcaacagatagagacaattacgggattgtaaatgattcaaaacccaccCAGAATTGGTCCTCAGGTATGTTATATgtccatttcattcataaaacaacTTTAGAttgcgcaatgtggttgtacgtcagtagccgacattaaatttagtcccccttccatttagcaacgttttattccttttagtcagtgtttgtgttggcctactgcccctgtacctgtgtaaagtctccttgggtttcatgaaatgcgatATATaaatcaaagttattgttatgttggttgctacaacaaattCTTAATACCTTGGCTCGTGACACCATGACAGTGATAACAATACCATGTTAAGCTCacaatacatccaaagtaggctaagttacgtatgcaacatttgaaatgcaacgatgcatctgtaacgtattctcttattgtaaatgaatgattttctgtctgagcaaaatattcatcgcaatacatatagccactttaaatgtGCTTTGTAATGTATTGTATGATGAACGCGAAACACGGTCTCATGATAAAGTTGTTCTTTATACAAGTTGTTGCTGGAGTTTTGACCTCTTTAAACTTTATGAAAAAACCCATCcagactttgtttcacagcatcATCACAGTTTTCACTAAAGTCAGTATAAAAAGTAAATCCTCTTACCTGCAGGTTGTATGGCTTCCCTGCCCGGATGAGTTGAGACACCAAGAAGTTGGTGTGGAAAAAGTGCACATTCTCATCTAGAAATCCGTGCAGGATCAGCAATCTGTTGGGCCTGTGTGGAGCACAAAGATCCAATTCTTAGTTTCTTCCCAAATgtttacaaacacatttgtagCAGGAAATGTAACCGATACTACAGCTAACAGGAAAGAAGGACCAGAATCCCTCTATAAACTTCTACCTACCAGTAGATAAAAGAGGTAGATAACAAAAGGTATGGTAAGGTAAGTATAGTACAGTAGGACGTGTCTCTCATTGTCTGGTGCACATAATGAACAGAATGGTGATCACATTTTAGGCATAAATACTAAACAGTGTAATTTGAAATCACAGCTCTCACTCAGTGGGGAGTTTGTCAACGTGCAGGGCGACTGAACAAGCCTCGTATCCCTTCTGGTTTTTCTCAGGCGTGTCTAAATATCGCTCAGTGTAGCCGGTATCGTAGGCCATCCACAACGTCACTGGAGCTCCTGCAATAGCAACctgaaaaatacacaaacaggaAGTCAAACAAGCATTTTTTTGAGTTATACATAATAATCTGACAACTGGGGGATAATACCAGACATCTTTTAAAAATCAATTTATAATGCAGTTGAAATGGTAACTAGAGTACATTACATCGCTCCAGTTTAGCACAATAATAGAGTAAATGTTGATGGTTTTGACCTTGAAGATATCAGGTTTGTGGATGAGGCCCATAAGGGAGAGGAAGCCTCCGTACGACCAGCCATGGATGGCAACACGACTCAGGTCCACAAACTTGTACTTGTCTGCTACGTAGTGCAAACCCTCCACCTGGTCTTCAATCTCCACCTGACCCTGATTGGAGGAGAACAGAGGGGTAAATCACCTGGCATTAACACCCTTTCGCTATCAATATACATACAATATGCACACATGTAGGAATTCACTTCAAGTTTACAAAAAGGTTTAAACACAAACTCAGGGGGAAAAATCTTCTTGTTACATACAATTATATGTGAATCTAATCTGAGTATGATGACTGCATGACTACAAGCTGCATATCTTATATAGTAATGaggtcataaaacacagactTTCATTATCAGTAAATTAATTAATGTCTTCTATAAGAgtaaaacatgtaaataaaacactCAGTTCATTCCTCTACATAAGTCTGTCCTGAAGCAGACAGATGATTCAAGTGTTAACTACCATTTTGTCTTTCACAGCTCCTTCAAACTTCAGTCCCCGCTGACAGGAGCCTCGTCCATCGATGACCAGCACAGCGTAGCCCAGAGCTGCCAGCGTGCTCAGCCGCAGGTACTTTACTCCTTTATACGAGTTATTCACTAACTGGAcctggaagaaagaaagaaacatggtTACAGCAATGTCAAAAAACATAAGGATGCTGATATGATGACTAATTTCTGATCTCCATTAAATGGAAGCTTTGACTGTCTGTTATGTTGACATCATCACAGTCACAAGTTTGATCCCTGTTGCAGTCAGTGGTAGaataagtattcagatcctttaagtAAAAAGCCACCAAGTCCCAATAAAAccactccattacaagtaataAGTATTGCATTTAAATTCcgacttaagtagaagtacactggttttatcagtaaaatgtaataaaagaatcaaaagtaaaagtactcatttaAGTCTACATGACATGAATAtaatgacacagtgacagtggagGAGATCAAACCTGCGGACCGCCATAGACAAAGACAACGGTGGGATGCTTCCTGCCGGGGACCAAGTTTTCTGGTTTGTACAACATGCCGTACAGCTCAAAGCCCGACTTCCCTGTGAAGCTAAAGATCTCTGGAGGAGTGCAGTCGAAAGGGAAacctggaaaaataaaaaaacatatatgcTAGATAGATagcttttattgtcattcaactgtacatacatgcatgcatagtGCGCACATATGAACGAAATTTCATTCCACTGGCTCATAAATACTGCCCTAACTAAAAGCAAGTACTAGTGTACAGAAGTACTtgaagtataaaaataaatacaaataccaCAGTATGCTTGTGTTAAAAATACAACAGCAGCATAACTGCTTATATTGCACATGTTGAATGGCAGCAGATAAAAACAGTTATTGCACGTTCATGAATTAATATTGGTATTGCAGTAACACAGTCCAGTTCAGATGAGGCTCACTGCAGGGGATTCAGTGAGATATAGTGTTATACTAATGTAGTATAATCAGGGTGCGATTTGTAAAACAGAGAGGGGGGGGTTtaacatgcacaacaaaacaaaacatgcaagaattaaatccccctttcaataccatggatatagtgcaaCTCgaccagccatgccaaaacacttattcatgaacttcaatatccaatggaaaataatctcaaaaatgtgttgtcaacataaaacacagcgctttcaagctgGAGAGCggagtaaacaaaaaaaatattttcacccAGGTAACGCTCGTTTGTTCTTTATGGGCGTTTTAAttcaaaccatgatctttttcctaaactaaactagtcgttttggtgcctaaactatCATTGAcgatgacgctcactttttctggctcaACTCCACAaccatggcccctgaaaggactgtcatctggcggtgcctgtagctggatcacagtcacctattggcggctaatcaactgccgctggtagccggcgtcccggcgCTCTGTAGCGgcaaatacaaccagcaactccCGCTCCGATTTTCTCACTTtatggcactatagactgttcacgttgcagcgctttacttagttaaaaatacttctattttaggtatataatggcctatggtctattggtgaagtagcattgatcactttgagggggggatacattttgtccccactggggataaagttaattcagcagaggcagggatatgtagatcagaaagggggaaatcccacgcatccccccCCTGTAAAATCGCACCCcgaaatgtaataataatatgagtGTCTTAAACGGATGATAGGGCAATACAAACCGAAAAACAGCTGCCAGACAACTTTTAATCTGTTATAAACAAACAGTTTGTTTTCAGTACCAGAGGACTCCATCATGCTCGCCCAGAACTGAGGCTCTTTGTGCAGCGGGTCGTCGTCAGAGCTCTGTAGCTTGTAGATATGCACACAGGGTGCTGTGGTCAAGCTGCTGTAATGGCTGACAAACATGTCAAAGGTCTGTatggaagaaaaaacaaatacaaaacaggGTTAAACAGCATCCTCAACTATTTTATATTCGTAATGAACACTTGACACCATAATGCAGAAACACAAACTGCTACGGTTTGTTTTATGCTACTGGGGTTATGAAAGCTGATGCCAAAaccaatatttttattttgagggtgCTAATGGATGAAATTTTGTTCCaagattatatataattgtATCAAATAATTGTGTCTTAAACAGGAGTGAAACAGCATTTAAAACAGCATgggaacacaaaataaaaaagtacagTTTTATGCCTGTTTCAGATTTTCAACACTGTATCGTAGCTGTGGTCAGACAGACGCCTCCATCATGTCAATGATACTGATTAAAAGAAAAGACGAGGGCGCCTGGGTTGCTCACCTGGTAGATCGCGGGCCCAtatagaggctcagtcctcgacgcagcggccacgggtttGCTTCTGAcatgcagccctttgctgcatgtcattccccctcctctttctcccccttcaagtctaagctgtcctgtcaataataaaggcctaaaaatgccacaaaaaaaaacttgaaaaagaaaaaaaaaaaaaaaaaaaagacgaaaaCCCTAATTTCAATCACAAATTGAAGCTGTATGTAGCTTTTATTATCAGCATTATCACTGCTAATATATGGCGGCAAGTTTTCTACAGAGGCAAACGTAAACCAGGTTGCTATGTTATCCgacataaaatatttttttaattaaaaatcgAATCATTCAAAGTTTTAGGTTTCCTGAGCAGCTTGTTGTGTGAacgcaaaaaaaagaaaagttgtggAAAAGGTCCCTCTTGCACTGAAGAAAATACTCGATAATTTTGAGTTATGCCAGGACacgaggatgtgtgtgtgtgtgtgtgtgtgtgtgtgtgtgtgtgtgtgtgtgtgtgtgtgtgtgtgtgcgtgcgtgcgtcttaCATACCTGGCTCACTGAGCAGCTGTGGGAGAAGCCGGGTTTGGTGAGTCGGACGATTTCACCTGGCGAGTCGTAGCTCACAACATAAAGGTGATGCTCCAGAGGAGAGTCTTTGGTTCCCTGGAAGTAAACCAACTTTGCTGCCTCGTCCACCCAAATCTGAGGACTGGACGAACGCTGCACAAACAGAACACAGCAAGAAAAAGTGTCAATAAATTTGCTTCAGTTACCGTACATGCTTGTCTTAATCCTTTATTTTCCATATGTTGCTTTTGgtacttttattttctaaattctTATAAAATGTACTATTTCTACATTATTACTACAGTCTGGATTATACATTTACAGAGCCTAAAAACGGGGTTCAGTGCAGCTTGTGATTCAATACTTAAAACCTTATTTTTGTGGGTATATTTTACACTAATTAttcttttgtcatatttttcaCACTGACAATTATAAATATGTGATGTGTCATAATTCTACAGAGAAATATGTAGTCACTGGATCAGTTCAATTATCACactgtttttgtgcattttccAAATTGACTATAATGACTATAATTTATTAAACTTCTTGATGCAGGACCCCTGAAGAACAAACCCTAGAACCGTTAACTGTGCTCATGTTATTGCTTTGCTCACTGAGATGTACTGCACATCATGCAGCGCATCGCAAATGTAATTTATAATTCAGTCAGTGTACTGATGAGTGGTTGTGGCGGGGAAATTAGTGCTGCTCTGGAAACAGTTAAATGTCAGCAACCTTGAACAGATATGTGGGCAGGGCTTTACCTTCGATCCGTGATTGGCCAGCACCTCCCACTCCCCACTTGTTATGGTCACCTCCTCTTTGACTGGACATTTGAAATCATCTggtgagagaagagagaagtgGATAAACTGATAGATAAATTGACCTGTGGGACACCACAGGAAACATTAAATTACTTAATTGTAATACAATCACTTTCCCGTTGCATggcataaatcattttaaaatatctttgacAGTGGTGCCTCATGGAAACATGTAGTGTTGAAATGTGTCAATGAGCtttgtttaaataataaataaaactgaataaaaattCAACTGAAATACATCAGtgaaataaaaactacaacagaCAACCAATTACTcgaaactagtgctgtcagttaaacgcgttattaacggcgttaacgcaaacccattttaacggcgtcaatttttttatcgcgacaTTAACGTTCattttggcatagcaaactttgtcgtttttttcacatgctgttgcaacaactagtaacgttagaaaaactacaacaccacaccggatctagctagaccgggaacaaaacaacaggcacgctgcacacacttgtttgggcttgcgagccggccaaagagtagtaggctaacgtcacgttttgagtggatggtgaGCGCGAgatgccgaaatggatgccaataagattctgaatggaaagtttacttttaaaaagttgccaaatggttccattgacaagaccaaagtgatctgtgtgttttgtcgttgtgaactgagctatcatcgcagcacgtccagtctgaaataccacttgatggccaagcacacagctgatgtgaattctccgccccctcgtcaaagccaggcgacataagcacaaagcaagctgatccacttttccatgttgataagagcattaaaatgagaaaaaaaataattgaacaaaaagaaatctttaaaatttttaattttaaaacatttaaaatagataaaaatgtgcatttAATTGCGTgttatgacattaatgtgattaatcgcgattaaatattttaatcatttgacagcactACTCAAAACTCGACTGAAACTAAACATGCAAAAAAGAGACTGGAGCTAAAAGAAACATGTAGCtcatacatttacagtatatttatactatatatatatatagtaaaatgTAGAAAATAAGAAAATTCTAAGCAACcaataaagcttatagttaaatttttccttttttccccaaaaacTGGTTGAATGAAGTTGGTATGGTAATGTTTGGTTGGGTTAAACTGGTACACCTGAATTATGAATGTGTGACAGCAGCCTGTGCAGCCTGTTGATGGTGTTACCTTCAGAGTGTGCGTAGCCTTTGGCCCAGTTGTAGCTGCCCTGCTGTAACACTGTGGTGATTTTATACAGGTGGCAGAAACCTGTTTTTGATTCATTTACTGCTATGAAGCTGATCTCATCATCACTGGTTTGGATGAACGGGTGGAAGATGTCGTGGACCTGAAAGACAAATAGATCATGATGTGTTTTCTTCCACTGAAAGCGGCACCATTttagaacatttttaaacatgaacCCATCTTATGGGCCTAACTCAAAGTGGGGCtcaaaaagaggaaaaacagcCATAACAAAAACTGACTAAATGCTGCTCACAGTGACAGAAAGCGTCATAACTGAGCCAGACATGAATTGAGAAACCTCTAGGCTTCAATATGACAGCGCCCTAGAAGGATGTGGTGTTGGGCCTCACATTGATCCAGATGTCGCTGGTCTCTTCATAGATGATGAAAGGCTGTACAGTGTCTCCGAGGGCCTCCAGGCTCTTCTGCCTGCTGGCCTCGTCCTGATTTGCAGGGATGAAGAACGCTGGAGGCAGCAGGACCAACTGGAGATGCTGCTGCCGTCGCTCCATCATGACTGCCCAAgcactgacacagagagagaaagcggcagtcctatttgattatgactgtgtcagataaaagcaccTTGCAGTGGAaagtggtaaaatatgtggacaatttattacagggaaacatCCCACGAATTAAGAAgaagaagctaaccccggtaatgttacgggcatggatgtatggatacatggccaggcagcatgacagagacaacagcaggacagagaacactacaggagggctttcaccggcgacctgacagctgctggttagtaaatacgcaggaacaccaaaagcgggaggaagcgtgggttaatatgtggattgatactgggatgtctacacaactgtgtgactcgattgacttcaaaaagttcgccactttactcaaaccaaagttcaaaacacctgttgatgtcttctttagtctgttggctatttaggtttttttcctggaacacgtcacttacacattttgcacttactgtagcgtcttgtgtagactgtttacatatttatgaccatatgtaggctacattttatttactggtgttattgttgaatacatatttctaaaattgtatgatgttgttgttgagttattattacacaatactttttctgacctttttgaatcccccgacaaataacccatattacaaaaaaagactaaaactaataactaaacaaaaactaagcattttcaaaaaaaataaaaactaaactagcaaacccgctttaaaaactaattaaaactaaactgaatttgaaaacaaaaagtcaaaatgaaataaaaataaaaactaatgaaaaatgcaaaactataataaccttgctcccaacaaagatggagcagaagtgagatgcctcactctgtagctaaaacagagagctcaacacacagggtgaaaagaggagctgcagcaatgtgcagtacaacaaaaatatagtgttttttgaaacaaaccacataaacctattctggtacaacctctaaatacaattatgaacctgaaaatgagcataatatgagcactttaaagacttTGGGTAGTGCTTTTAATAACGGTGTTTTTTCTACACtttagagaagaaaaaaataaaaataaaaacttactATCGGCCGTCTTTTGTCCATCCGGCTCTGGTAATATATTCGGCCCCGGGGAACAGGCTGGTGAAGGGAACAGGCAACTTCTTTTCCTGTGTGCTGACAAtctgtgagagaaacaagaAGCTGGCATTTGAACATCTCTCTGAAGAACTTTCTGGTAAACTATCAAGTTTTATGGCACTAAACAAGCCCTCACTTTGCCAAGATTGTCCGTCCTGATTTCTGCTATTTTGAGAGTAATATCAGGATTCTTGCTGCctggagagaaaacaaaactgaGTTACGTATTAACATATAATCAATCACACATGAAACCTTTCTGATATTAAGAGTTATAAGTGTCATGCTGGGAGCTACACAacaaacatgtacatgtacatgagTACATGAGTTTCAAAAAAGGTACCCCATGGAGTTTTTGATGAAGTAGCTCTCTGGAGCGGTTTTCTTATCTCATCTTTCTTAACGTGCCAACACACCAGTACAGCACCAGCAAaggcagggaagaagaagactgctagATAGTAAACATGGATGTTAACAATGCAGGTTTTAAAAATCAGCTGTGCaaatgtgttacgaggaaggaaatgcattgcattgcacatgtttgtttgactttttcattttgtattttggtGAGTAACACTAAATGTAAATTACTTCATTTGATTGCAAGAAAACTCCAgagggcacctttaaataaaCTTGCCTGCTGCAAATTTCTTTTTATCATACAAAACCAGGAAACAAGTGcatcacatattttatattgtaaatCAAAAGCTGTGTAtgtgtacgtctgtgtgtgtgtgtgtgtgtgtgtgtgtgtgtgtgtgtgtgtgtgtgtgtgtgtgtatacctgcgCGTGGGTATCTGTAGATGTCGGTCTTGCGCTCCTCCAAAGCCGGAGATGGAACATGAATGATCTCAACCTCAGACTCGTCCACCTCCTCGTACAGAATCTGCAGAGTCTTACCACCATCTGATTCTGAACCAGAGAGAGACCAGTAAAACCAGTCAAAGGCGGTTTTGCTTACAGGAGAAAATTGCAAGCCGGTAGGTATCAATCATTGATttaccacacacacaggtaaagtCTTCTATGAATGCATTCTTGTCATTTAAGCATCTAATAATAATCAATCTTCATTTGATTGCTGGATTGCTGATAATAAGCCTAAGAAAACTACGACAACAATCTATATATCTCTATGACTCACTCACCTTCACGAGCAGCTGGTGACCACCAGTATCCAGTGAAACGGTCAAACTCTTCCTGCGTGACAAAAGTGGCTATACCGGCAGATTTGGGGTCCTCTTTTGGGTTATCAATACCTAACATGAatacagagaaaaataaaaacactgtatGAAAAAATTCTAAGTACCAGGTAAGACTCTCAGGGAACATGCGACCCTCTCAATGCTGACCTTTATGGCAGAAGGTGAGCCTCCTCTCTTCACCCGTCTCAATGCTGGTCACCCAAATGTCGTTGTTGTTGATGAAGCCGATGAAGTTGGGGTCCCCGGGGCAGATCTTGGGGTCCATGCGTGTGCCTGAACCCTGGCTCTTAATCTCGACAGGATCCATGGGAGAagtctgcacaaacacacagagaggttGGACGACATCTGAGGTCACAGCTGCTGTGGTTCCACACTTTGTCATTAACTAATTAAGTAAAGacataaaaaacatcaacacatcttCTATTTTAAAGTCTGACCAAGAGGGAGATTTTGAGGCCAAAAACACGCATCTCTGAATGATTCAAATTTTATTCCAATAAACTAAAAAGGATCTGGTGATCCTGAatgagtttatatatatatatatataaaaaaataaaaataaaaaaaaagtcctactAATCAAGCtaaataaacaatttaaaatattagATAAATGCTTTGCCACAGAGCAGAaacattttaagattatttttggccatttttaggcctttattgaaaggacagctgaagacatgaaaggggagagagagggtggaatgatatgcagcaaagggccgcagcgtcgaggagtaaacctctatatatggacgcctgctctaccaactgagctatctgcgtTCCCAAGcagaaacattttaagcatCTTAGCTTTTTGGACATACATGGGTTTAATTTTTGTCAAAGAtcccctatttttttttttaaagaattgtgaCGAGCACTGAA from the Sander vitreus isolate 19-12246 chromosome 9, sanVit1, whole genome shotgun sequence genome contains:
- the LOC144523251 gene encoding dipeptidyl peptidase 9-like; protein product: MHRVKRLKIEDKTEDGQESVRQALAGMTGVDELTDSTEVVEMEDVNPTQFQVEKHTWDGLRKIIHNSRKNTGVVINKAPHDFQFIQKDETSPHSHRIYYLGMPYASRENALLYSDIPKKVRKDALLVLSWKKMLDRFQASPHHGGISREEELLRERKRLGVSGITSYDYHRPSGLILFQANSSLYYCRDGGNNSFITSPMDPVEIKSQGSGTRMDPKICPGDPNFIGFINNNDIWVTSIETGEERRLTFCHKGIDNPKEDPKSAGIATFVTQEEFDRFTGYWWSPAAREESDGGKTLQILYEEVDESEVEIIHVPSPALEERKTDIYRYPRAGSKNPDITLKIAEIRTDNLGKIVSTQEKKLPVPFTSLFPGAEYITRAGWTKDGRYAWAVMMERRQQHLQLVLLPPAFFIPANQDEASRQKSLEALGDTVQPFIIYEETSDIWINVHDIFHPFIQTSDDEISFIAVNESKTGFCHLYKITTVLQQGSYNWAKGYAHSEDDFKCPVKEEVTITSGEWEVLANHGSKRSSSPQIWVDEAAKLVYFQGTKDSPLEHHLYVVSYDSPGEIVRLTKPGFSHSCSVSQTFDMFVSHYSSLTTAPCVHIYKLQSSDDDPLHKEPQFWASMMESSGFPFDCTPPEIFSFTGKSGFELYGMLYKPENLVPGRKHPTVVFVYGGPQVQLVNNSYKGVKYLRLSTLAALGYAVLVIDGRGSCQRGLKFEGAVKDKMGQVEIEDQVEGLHYVADKYKFVDLSRVAIHGWSYGGFLSLMGLIHKPDIFKVAIAGAPVTLWMAYDTGYTERYLDTPEKNQKGYEACSVALHVDKLPTEPNRLLILHGFLDENVHFFHTNFLVSQLIRAGKPYNLQVYPNERHSIRCPESGEHYEITLLHFLQQNL